In the genome of Paludisphaera rhizosphaerae, one region contains:
- a CDS encoding PilZ domain-containing protein gives MFRPSRQHFRGDAPQLNTRVFDRRCAPRREVRSPGGWLCWSSRLDDEAVEAHIVNLSRGGAGLLVKKVPPEDSILRLVLTGAGGSVVEGWAVGSRESSIEGWTFLHMRFSHPCPQSALERLLNQTATSE, from the coding sequence ATGTTTAGACCTTCGCGACAGCACTTCCGGGGGGACGCCCCCCAGCTCAACACCCGCGTTTTCGACCGTCGATGCGCTCCGCGACGAGAGGTGCGTTCTCCAGGCGGCTGGCTCTGCTGGTCGTCGCGGCTGGACGACGAGGCGGTCGAAGCCCACATCGTCAACCTGAGCCGGGGCGGAGCCGGCCTGCTAGTGAAGAAGGTCCCGCCGGAGGACTCAATCCTCCGGCTGGTCCTCACCGGAGCCGGCGGTTCGGTCGTCGAGGGCTGGGCGGTCGGGTCCCGCGAAAGCTCGATCGAGGGCTGGACCTTCCTGCACATGCGGTTCTCACACCCCTGCCCTCAGTCGGCCCTGGAGCGGCTGTTGAATCAGACCGCGACGAGCGAGTGA
- a CDS encoding alpha/beta hydrolase fold domain-containing protein produces the protein MFRTLRQFAPGAIALSLALLPLAGDVLARLRDRLAAAAAVSRRPDRGNLRYGPFDRNVLDLWLPSGPAVGPPELAPVVVFFHGGGFMGGDKSSVPAWLIRRCRERGIAVASANYRLSKQAPYPAPMLDGARAVQYLREHAAEFGLDGDRIAGCGDSAGAGIALWLGFHTDLARPEAPDPLGRRSSRLSCLAVIGAQTSYDPRFIRSRIGGRAHEHVAIRPFFGLPEDAKLDDPSMAAKYEDASPLTHVAPGAPPVVMAYSEPRKPIPPDAARGWGIHHPEFGVALKERLDPLGVECILLHNDDYGDPEDAVPGELVAFLARHLGR, from the coding sequence ATGTTCCGGACCCTTCGACAATTCGCGCCCGGCGCGATTGCGCTTTCGCTGGCTCTGCTCCCCCTGGCCGGAGACGTCCTGGCGCGCCTGCGCGACCGGCTGGCCGCGGCGGCGGCCGTCTCGCGCAGGCCCGATCGAGGGAACCTCCGCTACGGCCCTTTTGATCGCAACGTGCTGGACCTCTGGCTCCCCTCGGGGCCCGCGGTCGGTCCTCCGGAATTGGCGCCCGTGGTGGTCTTCTTCCATGGCGGCGGCTTCATGGGGGGAGACAAGTCGAGCGTTCCGGCCTGGCTCATTCGGCGCTGTCGCGAACGGGGGATCGCGGTGGCCTCGGCGAACTACCGGCTTTCGAAGCAGGCTCCGTATCCCGCGCCGATGCTCGACGGGGCCCGTGCCGTTCAGTATCTGCGCGAGCACGCCGCGGAATTCGGGCTCGACGGCGACCGGATCGCCGGATGTGGAGATTCAGCCGGCGCGGGGATCGCGCTCTGGTTGGGGTTCCACACGGACCTTGCCAGGCCGGAGGCTCCCGATCCGCTCGGTCGCAGGTCGTCTCGGCTGTCCTGTCTGGCGGTGATCGGCGCGCAGACCTCGTACGACCCGCGGTTCATCCGGTCGCGAATCGGCGGCCGGGCGCACGAGCACGTGGCCATCCGGCCGTTCTTCGGCTTGCCTGAAGACGCAAAGCTCGATGACCCGTCGATGGCGGCGAAGTACGAGGACGCCTCGCCGCTGACGCACGTCGCGCCGGGCGCGCCGCCGGTCGTCATGGCGTACTCCGAACCGAGGAAGCCGATCCCCCCGGACGCCGCTCGCGGATGGGGGATCCATCACCCTGAGTTCGGCGTCGCGCTCAAGGAACGACTCGACCCGCTGGGGGTCGAGTGCATCCTGCTTCACAACGACGACTACGGCGACCCCGAAGACGCGGTGCCTGGCGAGCTCGTCGCCTTTTTGGCCCGTCATCTGGGGCGATGA